The Erigeron canadensis isolate Cc75 chromosome 4, C_canadensis_v1, whole genome shotgun sequence genome window below encodes:
- the LOC122596683 gene encoding DEAD-box ATP-dependent RNA helicase 53, mitochondrial-like — protein sequence MNSLILLRSSSRKLTTLAPLATTASLQHLFTPSSTHPQNQSLKSLIPTNVAPFSIRSFHGSNWVNFRVSDVSKQAAGFAVASVDNDRAASNDGLEISKLGISQDIVSALAKKGITKLFPIQRAVLEPAMQGRDMIGRARTGTGKTLAFGIPILDKIIQYNEKHGRGRNPLAIVMAPTRELARQVEKEFYESAPNLDTLCVYGGSPIQRQMSTLDRGVDVIVGTPGRVIDLLNRGALNLSEVKFAVLDEADQMLNVGFADDVEKILEYLPKQRQTMMFSATMPSWIVKLTHKFLKSPLTVDLVGDSDQKLADGITLYSIASEVRERPSILGPLITEHANGGKCIVFTQTKRDADRLAFAMQKSFRCEALHGDISQNQRERTLSGFRDGRFNVLIATDVAARGLDVPNVDLVIHYELPNSPEIFVHRSGRTGRAGKKGSTILMYSSQERREVKSYEREVGCKFNEIPPISVDAASRIDLGGGFGSGGRFGDSGFGGGGFGGRGGGFGSSRGGFGRSSYGGSGGFGRGPSSGRFGEDSSRSGGGFGSDRSSGFGGGRSGGGFGSDRSSGFGGGRSGGFGSDRSSGFGNQRSGSGRSSGSGFGRFGEDTDF from the exons atgaaCAGTCTAATCTTATTAAGATCATCATCAAGAAAACTAACAACACTTGCTCCTTTAGCCACCACTGCTTCACTCCAACATTTATTTACCCCATCATCAACACATCCCCAAAACCAATCACTCAAATCTTTGATTCCAACAAATGTTGCTCCTTTTTCCATAAGAAGCTTTCATGGGTCTAATTGGGTGAATTTTAGGGTTTCAGATGTGTCAAAACAGGCTGCCGGGTTTGCCGTTGCATCAGTCGATAACGATCGGGCGGCTTCCAATGATGGTCTTGAGATCTCCAAGCTTGGAATTTCTCAAGATATTGTTTCTGCTTTAGCCAAAAAAGGGATTACCAAACTTTTCCCCATTCAG AGAGCTGTGTTAGAGCCAGCAATGCAAGGGCGTGACATGATTGGCCGAGCAAGGACAGGAACCGGAAAGACTCTTGCTTTTGGTATCCCTATCTTGGATAAGATCATTCAATACAACGAGAAACATGG AAGAGGGAGAAATCCACTCGCCATTGTCATGGCTCCAACCAGAGAGCTTGCCCGTCAAGTTGAAAAGGAGTTCTACGAGTCTGCACCCAATCTGGATACTCTCTGTGTATACGGTGGTTCACCCATTCAGCGCCAGATGAGTACTCTTGATCGCGGTGTTGATGTCATTGTAGGAACTCCCGGACGTGTTATTGATCTGCTCAACAGAGGGGCTTTGAATCTATCGGAAGTTAAGTTTGCTGTTTTAGACGAAGCAGATCAGATGCTCAATGTTGGTTTTGcggatgatgttgagaaaatctTGGAGTATTTGCCAAAACAGCGTCAAACTATGATGTTTTCAGCTACTATGCCAAGCTGGATTGTCAAGCTTACCCATAAGTTTCTTAAGTCCCCTTTAACTGTTGATCTT GTTGGTGATTCTGACCAAAAATTGGCTGATGGGATTACACTATATTCCATTGCATCAGAAGTGCGTGAAAGGCCATCAATTCTTGGACCGCTGATAACA GAGCATGCAAATGGTGGGAAATGTATAGTTTTCACACAAACAAAGCGTGACGCGGATCGATTAGCCTTTGCTATGCAGAAGAGTTTCAGATGTGAAGCTTTACATGGTGACATTTCACAAAATCAAAGGGAGAGAACTCTTTCAGGCTTCAGAGATGGCCgctttaatgttcttattgCCACTGATGTTGCTGCTCGTGGGCTTGATGTTCCTAATGTTGATCTG GTCATACATTATGAGCTTCCTAATTCACCTGAAATTTTCGTTCATCGGTCTGGACGTACTGGCCGTGCTGGCAAGAAAGGAAGTACAATACTCATGTATTCTTCTCAGGAGAGGAGAGAGGTGAAAAGCTATGAGAGGGAAGTAGGATGCAAATTTAACGAG ATTCCTCCGATTTCTGTTGATGCTGCATCCAGAATCGATTTGGGTGGTGGCTTTGGCTCTGGAGGTAGATTTGGTGATTCCGGATTTGGTGGGGGCGGCTTTGGTGGTCGAGGTGGTGGGTTTGGCTCATCTCGTGGGGGTTTCGGTAGATCGAGTTATGGGGGATCAGGTGGTTTTGGTAGAGGACCTAGCTCTGGACGTTTTGGTGAAGACTCAAGTCGCTCAGGTGGTGGTTTTGGTTCTGATCGCTCAAGTGGTTTTGGTGGTGGCCGTTCAGGGGGTGGGTTTGGTTCAGACCGTTCAAGTGGTTTTGGTGGAGGCCGCTCAGGTGGATTTGGTTCAGATCGGTCGAGTGGATTTGGCAACCAGCGTTCAGGCTCAGGCAGGTCTAGTGGTAGTGGGTTTGGTAGGTTCGGAGAAGACACAGATTTCTAA
- the LOC122596686 gene encoding alpha-1,3-mannosyl-glycoprotein 2-beta-N-acetylglucosaminyltransferase-like: MRWSGGLRCLLLLVAIAFIYTQVRLFKAQSEYADKVAAAVEGENHCTSQMQLLISQISMQQEKVVSLEEKVRRQEEECEQLRILVQNLERKGVKSLFQQAQVPVAAVVIMACNRADYLERTINSIFKYHGSVASKFPVFVSQDGSNSDVRTKALSYKELTYMQHLDYEPVHTERPGELIAYYKIARHYKWALDQLFYKHNFKRVIILEDDMEIAPDFFTYFEAGADLLDKDKSIMAISSWNDNGQRQFVHDPYALYRSDFFSGLGWMLSKPTWDELSPKWPKAYWDDWLRLQENHKGRQFIRPEVCRTYNFGEHGSSLGQFFNQYLRPIRLNDLSIDWKSMNLTYLMEDKFMKQFADLVKGANPVYGIDFVLKINNINGDVRIQYRDQQHFEEIASQFGIFEEWKDGIPRTAYKGVVVFRYQSVKRVFLVGPDSLEQLGI, encoded by the exons ATGAGATGGTCTGGTGGCCTCAGATGTTTACTTCTTCTTGTTGCTATTGCATTCATCTACACACAG GTGAGGCTGTTTAAGGCACAATCTGAGTATGCCGACAAAGTTGCAGCTGCG GTGGAAGGAGAAAATCATTGTACTAGCCAGATGCAGTTACTTATTAGTCAGATAAGTATGCAGCAGGAAAAGGTTGTCAGTTTGGAAG AGAAAGTGAGACGCCAAGAAGAGGAGTGTGAACAACTGAGGATACTTGTTCAAAATCTTGAAA GAAAAGGTGTTAAAAGCTTGTTTCAACAAGCTCAG GTGCCAGTGGCAGCTGTTGTTATTATGGCTTGCAACCGGGCTGACTATCTAGAAAGGACCATTAATTCTATCTTTAA GTATCATGGTTCCGTTGCATCAAAGTTTCCTGTTTTTGTATCCCAG GATGGGTCAAATTCTGATGTTAGAACAAAGGCTTTGAGTTATAAGGAGTTGACCTACATGCAG CATTTGGATTATGAACCTGTGCATACTGAAAGGCCTGGAGAGTTAATTGCATATTACAAGATTGCAC GTCACTACAAGTGGGCACTGGATCAATTGTTCTACAAACATAATTTTAAGCGGGTCATTATACTTGAAG ATGATATGGAGATTGCTCCTGacttttttacttattttgaGGCTGGAGCAGACCTCCTTGACAAAGATAA GTCCATCATGGCTATCTCTTCATGGAACGACAATGGGCAAAGGCAGTTTGTGCATGATCCTT ATGCATTATATCGTTCAGATTTTTTCTCCGGTCTTGGATGGATGCTATCTAAACCTACATGGGACGAGCTATCTCCAAAATGGCCAAAAGC TTACTGGGATGACTGGCTACGGTTACAAGAAAATCACAAAGGGCGTCAGTTTATTCGTCCAGAAGTATGCAGGACCTACAACTTTGGTGAGCAT GGTTCAAGTTTGGGCCAGTTCTTCAATCAGTACCTTAGACCTATTAGGCTAAATGATCTCTCG ATTGACTGGAAATCGATGAACTTGACCTACTTAATGGAG GATAAATTTATGAAGCAGTTTGCAGACCTGGTCAAAGGTGCAAATCCTGTTTATGGAATAGATTTTGTcctgaaaataaataatatcaatGGAGATGTGCGTATACAATATAGAGATCAACAACATTTTGAGGAAATTGCTAGCCAGTTTGGCATTTTTGAAGAATGGAAG GACGGTATACCCAGAACTGCATATAAGGGAGTAGTTGTTTTCCGGTACCAATCCGTAAAGAGAGTATTCCTGGTTGGGCCAGATTCCTTGGAACAGCTAGGGATCTGA
- the LOC122596776 gene encoding uncharacterized protein LOC122596776 isoform X2, whose product MNFMTGGKILGGKDVTAGGTWLACSRGGRVAFVTNVRELNSKSAAKSRGDLPVRFLQSDKTPMEFAEEIVKEADHYNGFNFIIADLLSMNMVYVTNRLNGDSCYMTTVPPGVHVLSNASLDTPWPKAQRLEHGFKDLLNQYGEGEIPINEMVDKLMGNTVKDDLNMLPRIYSPEFEYQLSSVFVDIVSAKRRYGTRSTSALVVKASNEIFFYERHLENDLWKEQTETYMIDQNEM is encoded by the exons ATGAATTTCATGACAG GTGGGAAAATATTGGGTGGCAAAGATGTGACAGCAGGGGGAACTTGGTTAGCTTGTAGCAGAGGAGGCAGGGTGGCTTTTGTTACTAATGTTCGTGAACTTAATTCAAAATCTGCTGCTAAAAGCAGGGGCGATCTCCCTGTTCGGTTTTTGCAG AGTGACAAAACCCCTATGGAGTTCGCAGAAGAGATTGTGAAGGAAGCAGATCATTACAATGGATTTAATTTCATAATTGCTGATCTTTTGTCCATGAATATGGTTTATGTAACCAATAGACTGAATGGAGATAGCTGCTACATGACTACAGTACCACCAGGAGTACATGTGCTATCAAATGCAAGCCTCGACACCCCCTGGCCCAAG GCTCAAAGATTGGAGCATGGTTTTAAAGATCTTTTGAATCAATATGGCGAAGGTGAAATTCCTATTAATGAGATGGTTGATAAGCTGATGGGTAATACTGTTAAAGATGACCTTAACATGCTTCCTCGGATATATTCTCCAGAATTTGAGTACCAATTGAGTTCTGTATTTGTTGACATAGTATCCGCTAAG AGACGTTATGGTACTCGAAGCACATCTGCATTGGTTGTAAAAGCAAGTAATGAGATATTCTTCTATGAAAGACATCTGGAGAATGACTTGTGGAAAGAGCAAACAGAAACATACATGATCGACCAAAATGAGATGTAA
- the LOC122596776 gene encoding uncharacterized protein LOC122596776 isoform X1, which translates to MCISVFIWQSHPLYPFLLLLNRDEFHDRPTEPLYWWEGGKILGGKDVTAGGTWLACSRGGRVAFVTNVRELNSKSAAKSRGDLPVRFLQSDKTPMEFAEEIVKEADHYNGFNFIIADLLSMNMVYVTNRLNGDSCYMTTVPPGVHVLSNASLDTPWPKAQRLEHGFKDLLNQYGEGEIPINEMVDKLMGNTVKDDLNMLPRIYSPEFEYQLSSVFVDIVSAKRRYGTRSTSALVVKASNEIFFYERHLENDLWKEQTETYMIDQNEM; encoded by the exons ATGTGTATATCAGTTTTTATATGGCAATCTCACCCCCTTTACCCATTTCTTTTATTGCTCAATCGTGATGAATTTCATGACAG GCCAACTGAGCCTTTATATTGGTGGGAAGGTGGGAAAATATTGGGTGGCAAAGATGTGACAGCAGGGGGAACTTGGTTAGCTTGTAGCAGAGGAGGCAGGGTGGCTTTTGTTACTAATGTTCGTGAACTTAATTCAAAATCTGCTGCTAAAAGCAGGGGCGATCTCCCTGTTCGGTTTTTGCAG AGTGACAAAACCCCTATGGAGTTCGCAGAAGAGATTGTGAAGGAAGCAGATCATTACAATGGATTTAATTTCATAATTGCTGATCTTTTGTCCATGAATATGGTTTATGTAACCAATAGACTGAATGGAGATAGCTGCTACATGACTACAGTACCACCAGGAGTACATGTGCTATCAAATGCAAGCCTCGACACCCCCTGGCCCAAG GCTCAAAGATTGGAGCATGGTTTTAAAGATCTTTTGAATCAATATGGCGAAGGTGAAATTCCTATTAATGAGATGGTTGATAAGCTGATGGGTAATACTGTTAAAGATGACCTTAACATGCTTCCTCGGATATATTCTCCAGAATTTGAGTACCAATTGAGTTCTGTATTTGTTGACATAGTATCCGCTAAG AGACGTTATGGTACTCGAAGCACATCTGCATTGGTTGTAAAAGCAAGTAATGAGATATTCTTCTATGAAAGACATCTGGAGAATGACTTGTGGAAAGAGCAAACAGAAACATACATGATCGACCAAAATGAGATGTAA